The Nesterenkonia xinjiangensis genome contains a region encoding:
- a CDS encoding BlaI/MecI/CopY family transcriptional regulator, whose amino-acid sequence MATLGDLERSVMSLLWDSNESLSANDVRDRLDEDLAVTTVLTVLSRLEKKCLVTRERSSRPHRYSAAASREEHTVEMLNEVLGTASDREAVLARFIGGVSDSEAAALRRILKSS is encoded by the coding sequence ATGGCCACCCTCGGCGACCTTGAGCGTTCCGTCATGAGCCTGCTCTGGGACAGCAACGAGTCCCTGAGCGCCAATGACGTGCGTGATCGTCTGGACGAGGACCTGGCGGTCACCACCGTGCTGACAGTCCTCTCCCGCCTCGAGAAGAAGTGCCTGGTCACCCGGGAGCGCTCCAGCCGGCCCCACCGCTACTCCGCCGCCGCGAGCCGTGAGGAGCACACCGTGGAGATGCTGAACGAGGTCCTGGGCACCGCCTCTGACCGAGAAGCCGTCCTGGCCCGATTCATCGGCGGGGTCTCGGACTCCGAGGCCGCCGCCCTCCGGCGCATCCTGAAGTCTTCCTGA
- a CDS encoding M56 family metallopeptidase yields MTSLALFLAVLAFLLAVPIPRMLSRAGFRARSPWTAMLLWQAIALAGGLALIGAPLVYGLSPFGDSLHEAAAEVLRLLFAADFSALEDLHVLPLHVFALCLGVMLGAHLLLTLLRTYIRVLGSRRRHRDLVRLLSTPFDSSTPAQAGPSMSGAALDEAHVIDHDAPLAYCLPGRTNATSVTVLSRGLLEQLSRAELAAVVAHERTHLQQRHHLLTMAFDAWYRALPWLPTTRYGREAVLELTEMLADDGALQEHSREDLLRSLALSTPDAASTEAAPAPEGAAAPPVDAARGATAGAGGAVITTARLRRLLVPPPALPRAAQIVVVATAAALLTVPTALLLIL; encoded by the coding sequence GTGACCTCGTTGGCCCTCTTCCTCGCCGTCCTGGCGTTCCTGCTGGCCGTGCCGATCCCACGGATGCTCAGCCGCGCCGGATTCCGCGCGCGCTCCCCCTGGACCGCCATGCTGCTGTGGCAGGCGATCGCGCTGGCCGGAGGGCTCGCCCTGATCGGAGCGCCGCTGGTCTACGGCCTCAGCCCGTTCGGGGACTCCCTCCATGAGGCCGCCGCGGAAGTGCTGCGCCTGTTGTTCGCGGCAGATTTCAGCGCGTTGGAGGATCTGCATGTCCTCCCCCTCCATGTCTTCGCGCTGTGCCTGGGGGTCATGCTCGGCGCGCATCTGCTGCTCACCCTGCTTCGCACCTACATCCGCGTGCTGGGATCTCGGCGCAGGCATCGGGACCTGGTCAGACTGCTGTCCACCCCCTTCGACAGCAGCACACCGGCCCAGGCCGGGCCGTCGATGTCCGGAGCCGCCCTGGACGAGGCCCACGTCATCGACCATGATGCCCCGCTGGCCTACTGCCTGCCCGGGCGCACGAACGCCACCTCGGTGACGGTGCTCTCCCGCGGCCTGCTGGAGCAGCTCTCCCGCGCGGAACTCGCTGCCGTGGTGGCCCATGAACGCACCCACCTGCAGCAACGCCATCACCTGCTGACCATGGCCTTCGACGCCTGGTACCGCGCACTGCCCTGGCTGCCGACGACCCGCTACGGGCGGGAAGCGGTGCTGGAGCTCACCGAGATGCTCGCCGATGACGGCGCCCTGCAGGAGCACTCCCGTGAGGATCTCCTGCGCTCTCTGGCCCTGAGCACCCCCGACGCCGCGTCCACTGAGGCTGCGCCCGCTCCTGAAGGAGCAGCTGCCCCGCCGGTGGACGCGGCCCGCGGAGCGACGGCGGGCGCCGGCGGCGCGGTGATCACCACCGCACGGCTCCGGCGGCTGTTGGTCCCGCCCCCGGCGCTGCCGCGTGCCGCCCAGATCGTCGTCGTGGCCACGGCCGCAGCTCTGCTCACCGTTCCGACGGCCCTGCTGCTGATCCTCTGA
- a CDS encoding DNA gyrase/topoisomerase IV subunit A → MARRSTSRSPRSGSEQPPVTPEDQIVDIDVSAEMETSFLEYAYSVIYSRALPDARDGLKPVQRRILYMMSQMGLRPEKGHVKSARVVGEVMGKLHPHGDAAIYDALVRMAQSFSLRLPLVDGHGNFGSLDDGPAAPRYTEARMTAASVSMTTDLDEDVVDFEPNYDNQLTQPSVLPSAFPNLLVNGASGIAVGMATNMAPHNLGEVVAGARHLIEYPEATLEDLMVHIPGPDLPSGGRIVGLDGIRDAYRTGRGSFKTRATVSIEQVSARKTGIVVTELPYMVGPEKVIEKIKDAVQSKKLAGISDVLDLTDRKHGLRMIIELKAGFNPQAVLAQLYKLTPLEDSFGINNVALVEGQPRTLGLVEMLQVYVGHRISVVRRRTAYRLKKRQDRLHLVEGLLIAILDIDEVIQIIRAAEDTATARERLMTIFDLTHLQAEHILELRLRQLTRYSALELEQEKQRLEEEISELQAILDSELRLREVVSDELEQVALAHGDDRRTQLVESETLAAPAPAKAASSDETASALQIADSPCWALLSTSGQLARTTDRSGLVHPTRRGRHDALISMVPVSARGEIGAVTSLGRMIRVPVVDMPAVEVAAGKVNLNHGAKVKDFLSLERKEELVSFVPLDAVIALGTGAGRVKRVNPDYPLNRDEWEVISLKGRDRVIGAQVAAEERDQLVFVTAGAQLLRFDAALVRPQGRTAAGMAGIKIADGDEAISFTVVPAAGLGDAQGGTAEELAGWTPVVVTVAAGDEPLEGFEAGSVKVTEFSEFPVKGRSTAGVRAHRFLRGEDRLRLAWAGMGPALGAARNGSARVLPAEMARRDGSGVPLDQTVEAVASSPEALTRVAGARIAAAGEADGAGDEA, encoded by the coding sequence ATGGCCCGCCGTTCGACTTCCCGCTCCCCGCGCTCCGGCTCCGAGCAGCCCCCGGTGACACCGGAGGATCAGATCGTCGACATCGACGTCTCGGCGGAGATGGAGACCTCGTTTCTGGAGTACGCCTATTCGGTGATCTACTCCCGCGCCCTGCCGGACGCCCGGGACGGCCTGAAGCCGGTGCAGCGGCGGATCCTGTACATGATGTCCCAGATGGGACTGCGCCCCGAGAAGGGGCATGTGAAGTCGGCCCGCGTGGTCGGCGAGGTGATGGGGAAGCTGCACCCGCACGGCGACGCGGCGATCTATGACGCGCTGGTGCGCATGGCACAGTCCTTCTCGCTGCGCCTGCCCCTGGTGGACGGGCATGGCAACTTCGGCTCGCTCGACGACGGACCGGCCGCTCCGCGCTACACGGAGGCGCGCATGACGGCGGCGTCGGTGTCGATGACCACCGACCTCGACGAGGACGTCGTCGACTTCGAGCCGAACTACGACAATCAGCTCACCCAGCCGTCAGTGCTGCCCAGCGCGTTCCCGAACCTGCTGGTCAACGGCGCCTCCGGCATCGCGGTGGGCATGGCCACCAACATGGCCCCGCACAATCTGGGCGAGGTGGTCGCCGGAGCCCGGCACCTGATCGAGTACCCCGAGGCCACGCTCGAGGACCTGATGGTCCACATCCCCGGGCCGGACCTGCCTTCTGGCGGACGGATCGTGGGGCTGGACGGCATCCGTGATGCCTACCGGACCGGCCGCGGATCGTTCAAGACCCGAGCCACGGTCTCCATCGAGCAGGTCTCCGCACGGAAGACCGGGATCGTGGTCACCGAGCTGCCGTACATGGTCGGCCCGGAGAAGGTCATCGAGAAGATCAAGGACGCGGTGCAGTCGAAGAAGCTGGCCGGCATCTCCGACGTCCTCGACCTCACGGACCGCAAGCACGGGCTCCGGATGATCATCGAGCTCAAAGCCGGGTTCAACCCCCAGGCGGTCCTCGCCCAGCTCTACAAGCTCACTCCGCTGGAGGACTCCTTCGGGATCAACAATGTCGCTCTGGTGGAGGGCCAGCCGCGGACGCTGGGGCTCGTGGAGATGCTGCAGGTCTACGTGGGCCACCGGATCTCCGTGGTGCGTCGCCGCACCGCCTACCGGCTGAAGAAGCGTCAGGACCGGCTGCACCTGGTCGAGGGGCTGCTGATCGCGATCCTCGACATCGACGAGGTCATCCAGATCATCCGCGCGGCTGAGGACACCGCCACCGCGCGGGAGCGGCTGATGACGATCTTCGACCTGACCCACCTCCAGGCCGAGCACATCCTGGAGCTGCGGCTTCGTCAGCTGACCCGCTACTCCGCGCTGGAGCTGGAGCAGGAGAAGCAGCGCCTAGAGGAGGAGATCTCCGAGCTGCAGGCCATCCTGGACTCGGAGCTGCGGCTTCGTGAGGTGGTCTCCGACGAGCTGGAGCAGGTCGCCCTCGCCCATGGGGATGACCGGCGCACCCAGCTGGTCGAGTCGGAGACGCTGGCCGCACCGGCACCGGCGAAGGCTGCCTCCTCTGACGAGACCGCCTCTGCCCTGCAGATCGCCGACAGCCCATGCTGGGCCCTGCTGTCCACCTCGGGTCAGCTGGCCCGGACCACGGACCGTTCCGGGCTGGTCCACCCGACCCGGCGCGGCCGGCACGACGCCCTGATCTCGATGGTGCCGGTCTCCGCACGTGGAGAGATCGGCGCGGTCACCTCGCTGGGCAGGATGATCCGCGTTCCAGTGGTGGACATGCCTGCTGTGGAGGTCGCCGCCGGGAAAGTGAATCTGAATCACGGGGCCAAGGTCAAGGACTTCCTCTCCCTGGAGCGCAAGGAGGAGCTGGTGTCTTTCGTCCCACTGGACGCTGTGATCGCCCTGGGCACCGGCGCAGGCCGCGTGAAGCGGGTCAATCCGGACTACCCGCTCAACCGTGATGAGTGGGAGGTCATCTCACTGAAGGGCCGCGACCGCGTGATCGGAGCGCAGGTGGCCGCCGAGGAGCGCGACCAGCTGGTCTTCGTCACCGCCGGCGCCCAGCTGCTGCGCTTCGACGCCGCACTGGTGCGCCCGCAGGGGCGCACGGCCGCCGGCATGGCCGGGATCAAGATCGCCGACGGCGACGAGGCCATCAGCTTCACCGTGGTGCCGGCCGCCGGGCTCGGCGACGCGCAGGGTGGCACGGCCGAGGAGCTTGCCGGCTGGACGCCGGTGGTGGTCACAGTCGCCGCAGGTGACGAGCCGCTGGAAGGCTTCGAAGCCGGCAGCGTGAAGGTGACCGAGTTCTCCGAGTTCCCGGTCAAGGGCCGCTCCACCGCCGGGGTGCGCGCTCACCGGTTCCTCCGTGGGGAGGACCGGCTGCGGCTGGCCTGGGCAGGAATGGGCCCCGCCCTGGGTGCGGCCAGGAACGGCTCCGCCCGCGTGCTTCCCGCGGAGATGGCCCGCCGCGACGGGTCGGGAGTCCCGCTGGACCAGACCGTGGAGGCGGTGGCCTCGAGTCCGGAGGCGCTCACCCGCGTGGCCGGGGCACGGATCGCCGCAGCCGGGGAGGCCGACGGTGCGGGCGACGAGGCCTGA